From the genome of Chloroflexota bacterium:
GAGCGTCACCTCGAAGTCGATGCGCGCTCTGTTGTCCAGCAGGAACGCCTGCCCTTTCAGCTCCACCTCAACCCAGTGGGGACCGGGGTCCGCGAAGGCCCGGGTGAACGTGAAGCGGCCGAAGTCGTCAGTCATGACGGGGTCCACGGCGCTGCCGTTCACTGCGACCGTAATTTCACGGTTTGACGCGCCTCGCCCGGTGTCCTCACTGAGCTTGCCCGTGAACACGGCTCCAACGTCCACCGGGATACTGGACGGGCCGGTCAATTGGAGGCCGGTCCCGGAATACACCGTGAGGTCAGGGTCGCTCCATGACTCATTAAAGCTGTCGTTCTCCACGGCGCGGGCCAGCAGCTGCCAGCCGCCCACCTCCAGGGACGGCGGCAATTGCACCTCCACGTCGTACCGGCCTTGGCGCGTCACCGTTTCGCCGATCTTCACGCCGCCATGCTCCTTGGTCTCGTTCACGTAGATCTCGACCTTCATGCCGTCGACAAACCTGCCGGTCGCGGTGTTCACCCAGCCGCCCACGGTGAAGGGCTGCTGTCTCCTGACGTCCGACGGCGACTGCGTGATAGTGGTGATGGTATCCAGCGGGCGGACGGGAATCTCCGGAACTTCGTCTTCCTCTTCCGCCAGCCGCGACGGCGCGGCGCCCGACGCAGTGGGCTCAAAGCTGATCCATCCCAGGCCTTCAAACGCCACTTCTGCCCACTGGTGGGCCTGCCAGGCATACACCGTCTGGATATCCGGGGTAGGGTTGATGACAAAGCCGGACACCACCCTTGCAGGAATGCCGATGGAGCGGGCCATGACCACAAAGACGCTGCTGAACACCCCGCAGGTGCCCTCCTTGTGGTCAAAGAGGAACCAATCGACGGGATCGCGTCCTTGCGGCAAGACATCCTCAGGGCCGTCGGCCAGTCGGTAGGGAAAGGTGGTGCTCAGGTACCGTTCCAGCGCCTTGGCCTTCTCATATGTCGACCGGTACTCTGCCGTTACCTCCAGCGCTAGCTCTCGAATGCGTTCCGGCATATCCGGTGGAAGCTGTAGGTACGTCGGATCCCTGGCGGCGAGGGCGCGGACGAGATATTCATCGGAAAAGCTCAGCGCATGCGACGTCCATTTGTATGCCGGGACAGTCTCACTGGACCGGAATGTCCTGCTATAGGGGCGGTGCGCTCCCCGGAGCGAGATCGTTTGCAGGCCATTGGCAACCGGCACCACGCCGGGAAAAATGACGGCATCGTCCTGGATCGGAAACAGCGTAATCTCGTCTCTCCGTGACCTGTACTCCCACGGGTCTAGCCCTATGAACCCGAACAGAGAGGCATGACTCCGCCTCTCGAAGGGCACGTTTCTGAACTGGCTATCCGTGCTTGCATACTCCGCCCACACTGCATCGGGGACAACGGCGCCCAGAAGGATTCTTACGTCCACCGGGTCCAGTTGCCGCCATCCGCCGTTCTCATACACGTCTCCCGTTGCCATACGCAAGTGGCCGGTGTTGGCGGCGCCAGCGACTTTGAATACCCGGCCCATAGGGAATTCCGATACCTGTGCGGTTGTGGTGCCTCCCGCAAAAGCCAGGTCCTCGCCGTCTTCCACAATCGCCGCGCCGTTCTCCAGCCGCACCACTTCCGCGCCTGATTCCTCCAACGCCCGCAAGGCCTCCTCTAGCTCCTCCGGGTCACCCGTGGGCAGTCCTGCATCCGCCGCCCGCGCCTGCGGCCCGCCGGGGGTCGGTTCGAAGGCGACCCAGCCGAGCCCCTCAAACGCCACCTCTGCCCATTGGTGGGCCTGGTCCGTGGAGACGGTCTGGCTGAAGGGCGTGGCGCTGATGGCCCAGCCCGAGACGACCCTGGCGGGAAGTCCGATTGCGCGGGCAAGGAAGACGAACGCGCTGCTGAAGTTGCCGCATGTCCCCTCCTGTTCCACAAAGAGGAACCGCTCAACGGGATCTTGCACGTCGGGAGCCTTCAGTGCGTCTGATTTGTTTGCAAAGGCATAGTCATAGTTGGTCCGCAGATAGTCGGCGATCGCTTTGGCCTGGGCGTAGGGCGTCGGGTGACCAGCGGTGATTTGCGCGGCGAGGTCAAAGACTGGCCCGGTGCGCGCCCACTCCGGCAGGCTGGTGTACGGAGAATTGATTGGGACGGCTGCTTTGTCCGCCGACCGCAACTGCTCCTCGGAATAGCGATGGACCGCCGCGGTCCATGAGTAGCTCCTGACAGGGTATTCAAGCGCGAAAACACCGCTCTCCGGCAAGAACGTTCCGGGGACCTCCACCCTCTCCAGGTGCGCTGACGTCGGCACCAAGCCGGCCAGGACTCGTAGACTCACGATGGATGGGGGAGGTACGGGCACGACAGTGATGGTGTCCTGGTAAAGGATGTGGGGAGCGACGCTTGGCGAGATGGCCCCGTGCTGTACCTGCTGGTTGGACGAGTGCCGCAGCCGCGTCTGTGGTGCAGCAAGCCACTGCCCATCAACGTAGATGGCGCCGACTGCCGATCGCAGCAGTGTCGTGGATCTCGCGCCTGTCACCTGGAAGACGCCTTCCTTTTCCGGTCCCGCGCTTCGGAACGCAGTAGCGTCCGGGATGACCCCTACCAGATCCCCAAAACGGAGAATGCCCGCTCCGTTCTCCAGCCGGGTTATGGGGCCGTAGTTGTCCAGCGCTTCCCGGGCGGCGTTGCGGACCAACTCATCGGGGTCGCTTGACGCTATAGTAAGAGCGGGAACTGCGTTCAAACTATGACGCGACCCTAACACCTCTGCGGCGGCGGCTCGCAGCGCAGGGTCAGGGTTATCCAGCAGGGTTGCCGCCAGGACGCTGGTCTCCCACCTGGCCAGCGCTTTCCTGGCAGCGCTCTGGACGCTCTGCTCTGGGTCGGTTGTCAAGACGTCCAACAGAGGCGGCAGGGTAACGGCCACCTGAAGCTCTCCCATCGTCTGCGCAGCGGCGGTGCGGACATCCGTGTCGGGGTCGGTGCGGAGCACGGCAACCAGGCCCTCCGCAGTCCAGCGTGCCTTCCGCTCGCCGAGTCCGAGAACGGAGACCTCCCGGACGACAGCTTCTTCATCAGCAAGCGCCGCGTCCAGCAGTCCTTGCTCAGCCTTCTCGCCGCCGATCTGCACCAGGGCCCCCGCTGACGCTAAGCGGACCCGTGCTTCCATGTCGGTGGACAGGGCCTGGCGAAGCGCCTCCACGACCCTGTACGTTCCGGCCAGCCTGAGGCCGTTTGCCGCGGCCTCGCGGACGACCGGGTCCTCGTGGTTCAGGAGCAGCCGGATCAGCTCGTCGACACCGATCTTGTGGATCGCGGTTTCGGCGGCCAGCCGGACCGCCAGCGACTCGTCGCTTTCTGCGGCTTCGATCAGTGCGGGCAGCGCCTCCGGTTCATCGAGATCGCCCAGGGACTCGGCAGCCTCCTCCCTGGCCTTCGCGTCGTCACTGGATTCCAACTCCTCCACCAGGGTTGGGAGTGGTTCAGCTTCCGTTTCAGGGGGGAAGGCGTCTATAAGGGTTGGGTCGAAGCGCACCCATCCGATGCCGTGCAGCGCGATTTCCGCCCATTGGTGCGCCTGGTCGGCGTTGACAACCTGGGGTCCCGCAGCAGCTTCAATGGCCCAACCGGCCACGACCCTCGCCGGGATGCCCGCAGCCCGGGCCAATATGGCGAATGCGCTGCTGAAATGGCTGCTGTCTCCCCAGCGGCGCTCAAAGAGGAACCAGTCGACCGGGTCATGCCCGGCGGGGCGCTCTCTGGCGACCCCTCCATCCTCCGGTTTGGCGTACGCAAAGTTCTCCCGCAAATACGAGTGAATCCGGATAGCCCGAATGTACGGGGACTCGTCCGTATCGAACTGCCCGGCAAGCTCCAGCACGCGGGACGGGAGGTCTTCCGGCAACTGAAGGTAGGCGGAATCAGCGGCGGGAGCGGCCGCGAACATAT
Proteins encoded in this window:
- a CDS encoding HEAT repeat domain-containing protein; the protein is MRFDPTLIDAFPPETEAEPLPTLVEELESSDDAKAREEAAESLGDLDEPEALPALIEAAESDESLAVRLAAETAIHKIGVDELIRLLLNHEDPVVREAAANGLRLAGTYRVVEALRQALSTDMEARVRLASAGALVQIGGEKAEQGLLDAALADEEAVVREVSVLGLGERKARWTAEGLVAVLRTDPDTDVRTAAAQTMGELQVAVTLPPLLDVLTTDPEQSVQSAARKALARWETSVLAATLLDNPDPALRAAAAEVLGSRHSLNAVPALTIASSDPDELVRNAAREALDNYGPITRLENGAGILRFGDLVGVIPDATAFRSAGPEKEGVFQVTGARSTTLLRSAVGAIYVDGQWLAAPQTRLRHSSNQQVQHGAISPSVAPHILYQDTITVVPVPPPSIVSLRVLAGLVPTSAHLERVEVPGTFLPESGVFALEYPVRSYSWTAAVHRYSEEQLRSADKAAVPINSPYTSLPEWARTGPVFDLAAQITAGHPTPYAQAKAIADYLRTNYDYAFANKSDALKAPDVQDPVERFLFVEQEGTCGNFSSAFVFLARAIGLPARVVSGWAISATPFSQTVSTDQAHQWAEVAFEGLGWVAFEPTPGGPQARAADAGLPTGDPEELEEALRALEESGAEVVRLENGAAIVEDGEDLAFAGGTTTAQVSEFPMGRVFKVAGAANTGHLRMATGDVYENGGWRQLDPVDVRILLGAVVPDAVWAEYASTDSQFRNVPFERRSHASLFGFIGLDPWEYRSRRDEITLFPIQDDAVIFPGVVPVANGLQTISLRGAHRPYSRTFRSSETVPAYKWTSHALSFSDEYLVRALAARDPTYLQLPPDMPERIRELALEVTAEYRSTYEKAKALERYLSTTFPYRLADGPEDVLPQGRDPVDWFLFDHKEGTCGVFSSVFVVMARSIGIPARVVSGFVINPTPDIQTVYAWQAHQWAEVAFEGLGWISFEPTASGAAPSRLAEEEDEVPEIPVRPLDTITTITQSPSDVRRQQPFTVGGWVNTATGRFVDGMKVEIYVNETKEHGGVKIGETVTRQGRYDVEVQLPPSLEVGGWQLLARAVENDSFNESWSDPDLTVYSGTGLQLTGPSSIPVDVGAVFTGKLSEDTGRGASNREITVAVNGSAVDPVMTDDFGRFTFTRAFADPGPHWVEVELKGQAFLLDNRARIDFEVTLPTETAVDVSVSVEVGEEFRITGTLRGVRGEPLTGRSIVVRVGDLPVKQVSTDADGAFDLVSILDEPGPFTVRAGYAGDGPILASQAIARVAVREAALLTLGGPSTVELGDGGGFAGRLAKADGSPIGQSTLRIVDAAGEELAAVTTDDDGAFQYRHEAFFQTGPHSLSVLYPGADFIVPSSARLTFSVLAPTWISLEAPAIVRDGESLTVSGTLRDVNGQPVRDARMEVVGDIPLTLTTGVDGSFRWETVALFDETASESAHESPLVVEVAFSGTDHLAASSAATDVVVGVPRLLLEPLEPVARGDTVTLRGTALLGARPASGIELTVEGDAVQADATGTFSYTHRVPDSAPLGAGELTVAAPGLDVSASASFMVKSAVRVTVTPMDKLRPGELAELEVRLLDDRRRSIRNAGLRLDDGTQLTTDGLGAALLEVAVPDDEEALTLPLTFTYDGDERHMPLTYFIGVPVTPWGFNWLLWAGAPGAAAALAVAGYAGSRMRLVPLPRVLTRRREDATVSEEALRDGVEDVKDEDSAETRTRVALTITFAKPAADIPDVWGVGEDVDVSVTAADRDGVPIAGAEVQASVAGEPPQSLVAGDDGTSTLQWTASDTGEYQVAAELAGNQACLPASDSRTFRVVDFREEIVRLYNAFLQWAANRTNTSVDQMTPREVELLLVSRELPVPQKPLDELISRFEEADYSEHPIVRRHYESMYRAWHAVVEE